The Huiozyma naganishii CBS 8797 chromosome 6, complete genome genome includes a window with the following:
- the PCL10 gene encoding Pcl10p (similar to Saccharomyces cerevisiae PCL10 (YGL134W) and PCL8 (YPL219W); ancestral locus Anc_6.236) has translation MVDSDRNCSSEPTFYDMSASLLSSLDSADNLLGGTEREVDEDDYGDDESALIELDTETFGLPIKMDNIDHQSSNFPDISDEFNCLRHKSSSALSSSADPEKKVRFPKALDGLSEDRPSTSYIGLDSISGSKSSSGTNLSSASRLGSKMDIEQLILSANVMNKFIDKNIEYINMYQSGFFESKSSVSLMSGVQSPNARSAVHSNFELTDLEDCSADTDDTENWSGNDDSLVIQRNHSEQSTGRSSPLGVELARSEELSRDLLDELLIKVAKEFRVDREQEQTEQMEYTCIQVYTAVPLRENIQEVNCSELESISTDGAIQNLIDTFHRILDLSERCPENSAVKSEHDLCSRFIMKNIPSLSFVDFIKRIHDKCHFDTPVYLSATYLLQILFLERSAESNSLELKFKLQRDGLHRLIIALVRISTKLLEDQIHSHDYFSKVCGVTKRLLSKLELSLLKCLSRERLMITMKKLNTPTRILEELNAM, from the coding sequence ATGGTCGATTCAGACAGGAACTGCTCATCGGAACCTACTTTCTACGATATGTCGGCTTCCCTACTGAGTTCGCTGGATTCTGCGGACAACTTACTCGGTGGTACGGAACGCGAGGTTGACGAAGATGACTATGGTGATGACGAATCCGCTCTCATTGAGTTAGATACAGAAACATTCGGACTGCCCATAAAAATGGACAATATAGATCACCAGAGCAGCAACTTCCCAGATATATCTGACGAGTTCAACTGTCTGAGACACAAATCCTCGAGTGCTTTGAGCTCTTCTGCAGATccagaaaagaaagtcaGGTTTCCCAAAGCCCTCGATGGATTAAGTGAGGATAGACCCAGTACATCATATATCGGTCTTGATTCGATTTCCGGGTCAAAATCAAGTTCAGGAACCAATCTGTCCTCTGCATCGAGACTGGGTAGCAAGATGGACATCGAACAACTGATACTCTCCGCCAACGTTatgaacaagttcatcgacAAAAATATAGAATATATTAACATGTATCAGTCCGGGTTTTTTGAGAGTAAATCTAGTGTGAGCCTCATGAGTGGTGTACAGTCGCCGAATGCAAGAAGTGCGGTGCATTCCAATTTTGAGTTGACAGATCTAGAAGATTGCAGTGCCGACACGGATGATACCGAAAACTGGAGCGGGAACGACGACTCTCTAGTGATTCAACGCAACCACAGCGAACAAAGTACCGGGAGGTCATCACCATTGGGTGTAGAGCTGGCTCGGAGCGAGGAACTGAGTAGAGACCTGCTGGATGAGTTACTGATAAAAGTGGCCAAAGAGTTTCGTGTAGATAGAGAGCAAGAACAGACAGAGCAAATGGAATATACGTGCATTCAAGTGTACACTGCAGTACCCCTACGGGAGAATATCCAGGAAGTAAACTGTTCCGAACTGGAGTCCATATCAACGGATGGTGCTATACAGAACTTAATTGATACTTTCCACCGAATATTGGATCTTTCGGAACGGTGCCCCGAGAATTCTGCAGTCAAGTCTGAGCATGATCTGTGCAGCAGATTCATCATGAAAAATATACCCTCGCTGTCATTTGTGGACTTTATCAAGCGAATACACGACAAATGCCATTTTGATACTCCAGTGTATTTGTCGGCAACATACCTTTTACAAATCCTGTTCCTCGAGAGATCTGCTGAATCGAACTCATTAGAGCTGAAGTTCAAATTGCAAAGAGATGGTCTCCATCGATTGATCATAGCGCTTGTCCGAATTAGCACAAAGCTACTAGAGGACCAGATACATTCACATGATTACTTTAGTAAAGTGTGTGGTGTTACAAAGAGGCTTTTGAGTAAGCTGGAACTCTCCCTCCTGAAGTGTCTCAGCCGTGAACGACTGATGATCAcaatgaagaaactgaatACCCCAACTCGCATCTTAGAGGAATTGAATGCTATGTAG
- the ITC1 gene encoding Itc1p (similar to Saccharomyces cerevisiae ITC1 (YGL133W) and YPL216W; ancestral locus Anc_6.233) encodes MVLYKRKPIVLPNPGVLPRNLDISVWHIDETGEWFFTYEEYLNRLDFYTKHNFTCEITGTSCLTFFQALDSEETQFRYVEDKFPLKLREPVARFLHFNEIRRLDALVEKVYAKFKNDFFPGEIVYLRKARDSNSGVTSTTSSKQNTPQPAEHVTLEQPQSQRPYVIKEKVQFNASIDPVTKDEIVPGHSKYMLAEDESLSGGAMYSKKLFVADQSQIYRDRSTFTKHLIKCFFKITLHRASSKMGAPWCVKPEYLKMYGLTMDWPASLAAFKDDEPVITRNDKNEKKIEGIVPEETIDSIDKSNLSTISMTDQHPKRNNDLMDGELPEESNGSSQKKPKNAQERNEGEEETNPEPTPDVASHLVITSIVNDMEIPYTGRPPIYVSDFSFYNEKLEGIPVCIEKSPSKKIIPNFERLLQVYQFVSTFNTTLMLSNFSFDELVTSFKCTDAVELKGETVHVSLNNVEKEDIDDKEDSSWQRNPKVRQMIKEKNVLDQKLSYKIVLDDPASDEVLDNINGNGSGLLIEIFSALLSLFIDENGEWSVIIFDEWTTTYSDTRVYDCKTEDLYLDNSIEHNGYRGQRAENEDSAQNGEDPPSTNREPDIVGNNNFQRENEEDNDLKIEEGSAAAKLDQEDVDMKENVEDDEQFDDLLNYCLNYRNVSWAERLTKRQFNNGMWVITLLGVFQDSIVIPKYSKFIHSFSKKIVPNEINANQLPKQLWRNFCRNLTLDEKITSLWILVEVVANFSPAIKNSIEESMELCMQIRSERFRVSRLLKTEMNILASMEKDNESPEYLQQKSKTDSLQCDKNILDKKLMENDYQRLKALGHDRYANRYFWLDLTGIPNCEFSENETRYNMGRLWVQGPSTYNAKKFLSITDEELEKWKQISREKGNAAATKEVFDIYRTESGSYNLIDRANSTEIELLSAEGESNKLISLTPIQRKILDETPDCLLLDSNKWYYVEKFDHLKSVIEWFDTWGRKEHDLLRQFKSVINGMEDTFLIRNNCLNLFAEDPKELKLLNELNATDLTDEDFVALDLNDELGNVSSREKTDESTLEDIESKLDDIAEQIMKLDDSSKTRNVLQELEDLEKAKDDLLKQKQQVLNTQGNGTKMMARGELKRRRTLCRNKISTRAQVLTYLLNYRHFRNMENVISWKNKLAITIFGNEIRKNAFTSKKKYDNIRVQSVEEKLKDIIDQTSKMTHSGTSTVE; translated from the coding sequence ATGGTATTGTACAAGAGGAAGCCAATCGTTCTTCCCAACCCTGGAGTTTTACCCAGAAATTTGGATATATCTGTATGGCATATTGACGAGACCGGGGAGTGGTTTTTTACCTACGAGGAATACCTCAACAGACTAGACTTTTACACAAAACACAATTTCACATGCGAAATCACCGGTACGTCATGTTTAACTTTTTTTCAAGCACTGGACAGCGAAGAGACCCAGTTTAGGTACGTCGAGGATAAGTTCCCACTGAAACTAAGAGAACCTGTGGCAAGATTTTTACATTTCAATGAAATTAGGAGGCTAGACGCacttgttgaaaaagtGTATGcaaagttcaaaaatgaCTTTTTCCCAGGTGAGATAGTATATTTGAGGAAGGCAAGGGATTCTAACTCCGGTGTGACCTCCACAACATCTTCCAAACAAAACACACCGCAACCGGCCGAGCATGTTACATTGGAGCAACCGCAGTCTCAGAGACCTTATGTCATCAAGGAAAAGGTTCAATTTAACGCGTCTATTGATCCCGTTACGAAAGATGAAATTGTCCCAGGACATTCGAAATATATGCTTGCTGAGGATGAATCTTTGAGCGGCGGTGCAATGTACAGCAAGAAACTGTTTGTGGCAGATCAGTCACAGATCTATAGGGATAGGTCGACTTTTACAAAACACCTAATCAAgtgtttcttcaaaatcacGCTACATAGGGCGTCATCCAAGATGGGTGCCCCATGGTGTGTCAAACCAgaatacttgaagatgTACGGTCTGACGATGGACTGGCCAGCTAGCTTGGCAGCGTTTAAAGACGATGAACCCGTCATTACACGGAACGacaagaatgaaaaaaaaatagaaggAATTGTTCCCGAAGAGACAATAGATTCGATAGATAAATCTAACTTATCGACAATATCAATGACAGATCAACATCCCAAACGTAACAACGACTTAATGGATGGTGAGTTACCTGAAGAATCAAACGGTTCCTCGCAAAAGAAACCGAAGAATGCTCAAGAACGAAATGAgggagaagaggaaacaaaTCCGGAACCAACACCAGATGTTGCCTCGCATTTGGTGATAACTAGTATAGTTAATGACATGGAGATCCCGTACACTGGGAGACCGCCAATTTATGTTTCAGATTTTTCGTTTTATAACGAGAAGCTGGAAGGCATTCCAGTTTGCATTGAAAAGTCACCATCCAAGAAAATAATACCGAATTTTGAAAGGTTATTGCAAGTATATCAGTTTGTTTCGACATTCAATACCACTCTAATGCTGTCgaatttttcttttgatgaactgGTAACCAGTTTTAAATGCACAGATGCTGTCGAGTTGAAGGGCGAGACAGTACATGTATCCTTGAACAATGTGGAAAAAGAGGACATAGATGATAAAGAAGATAGCAGCTGGCAAAGAAATCCGAAAGTCCGCCAGATGATAAAGGAAAAGAATGTCCTTGATCAAAAACTCTCCTATAAAATCGTTTTGGATGATCCAGCCTCTGATGAAGTTCTGGACAACATCAATGGTAATGGGTCTGGGCTATTAATTGAGATATTTTCTGCCTTACTAAGTTTATTCATAGACGAAAATGGCGAATGGTCTGTAATAATTTTTGATGAATGGACAACAACTTACAGTGATACCAGGGTGTATGACTGCAAAACAGAGGATTTATATCTTGATAATAGCATTGAACACAATGGATATAGGGGCCAAAGAGCAGAAAATGAAGATTCTGCGCAGAACGGTGAAGATCCTCCTAGCACTAATCGTGAGCCCGATATTGTGGGAAATAATAATTTTCAGAGagaaaacgaagaagataACGATctcaaaattgaagagggtAGTGCCGCTGCGAAACTAGATCAGGAGGATGTTGATATGAAAGAAAATGTGGAAGATGACGAACAATTTGACGATTTACTGAACTATTGTCTAAATTATCGGAATGTCAGTTGGGCTGAAAGATTAACGAAAAGACAGTTTAATAATGGAATGTGGGTAATAACTCTATTAGGAGTTTTCCAAGATAGTATTGTGATACCGAAGTACTCCAAATTCATACATTCTTTCAGTAAGAAGATAGTGCCGAATGAAATAAACGCAAATCAACTACCGAAACAGTTATGGCGAAATTTTTGTCGTAATTTAACTTTGGATGAAAAAATTACTTCGCTTTGGATTTTGGTAGAGGTAGTGGCTAACTTCTCACCGGCAATAAAAAATTCGATTGAGGAATCGATGGAACTATGTATGCAAATCCGCAGTGAAAGGTTTCGTGTTTCCAGGCttttgaaaacagaaaTGAATATCTTGGCATCAATGGAAAAGGATAATGAATCACCGGAATATTTACAACAAAAATCGAAAACAGACTCCCTACAATGCGATAAAAACATACTAGATAAGAAGTTAATGGAAAACGATTATCAGAGGTTGAAAGCGTTAGGGCATGATAGGTACGCTAATAGATATTTTTGGCTTGACCTAACCGGCATCCCAAATTGTGAGTTCTCTGAAAATGAGACAAGGTATAATATGGGTCGCTTATGGGTGCAAGGACCTTCGACGTATAATGCAAAGAAGTTTTTGAGTATCACAgatgaagaacttgaaaaatggaaacagATCTCAAGGGAAAAAGGTAATGCAGCTGCCACCAAAGAGGTTTTCGACATTTACAGAACTGAATCAGGATCGTACAACTTGATCGACAGGGCTAACAGTACAGAAATTGAGCTACTATCAGCGGAAGGTGAATCTAATAAACTGATAAGTCTAACTCCCATTCaacgaaaaattttggacGAAACCCCGGATTGTTTATTACTGGATTCTAACAAATGGTACTACGTCGAGAAATTTGACCATTTGAAGTCAGTCATAGAGTGGTTTGATACGTGGGGCAGGAAAGAGCATGATCTTTTGAGACAATTCAAATCTGTTATTAACGGAATGGAGGACACTTTTTTGATTAGAAACAATTGTTTGAATCTTTTCGCGGAGGATCCAAAGGAACTAAAACTTTTAAACGAACTTAACGCAACTGATTTAACAGACGAAGATTTTGTTGCATTGGATTTAAATGACGAATTAGGGAATGTTTCATCTAGAGAAAAAACCGACGAAAGTACATTAGAAGATATCGAATCCAAGCTGGATGACATTGCCGAACAGATAATGAAACTCGATGATAGCTCAAAAACCAGAAATGTGTTGCAGGAACTGGAAGATCTTGAAAAAGCGAAAGATGATCTACTAAAGCAGAAGCAACAAGTCCTGAATACTCAAGGGAATGGAACGAAAATGATGGCCAGAGGTGAACTGAAACGCCGCAGAACACTGTGTAGAAATAAGATTTCCACGAGAGCGCAGGTTCTTACCTACTTATTGAATTACAGGCACTTCAGAAATATGGAGAATGTCATTTCATGGAAAAATAAACTTGCGATCACCATATTCGGTAACGAAATTCGCAAAAATGCATTTACGagtaaaaagaaatacGACAATATTCGGGTACAATCTGTGGAAGAAAAACTGAAAGATATAATAGACCAAACTTCCAAAATGACCCATTCAGGAACCTCCACCGTAGAATAA
- the SNT2 gene encoding DNA-binding E3 ubiquitin-protein ligase SNT2 (similar to Saccharomyces cerevisiae SNT2 (YGL131C); ancestral locus Anc_6.229) codes for MPADRNSNDQHRHHRRRSTLKQVNYDEAEVDLNLERSLVISQSNEVDDRNRSGSGTSSKKSSAQSSSGVVSRSSQSSLNSNSSNSGTTCSKGLYSVLLNDKTTPWNFIPTLPPSYRKTSRFSNVLELDDAMVDLRTQKLYNSDSTLLHINETIYMISEPPGDPYYIGRIVEFVVKAEFKAKVLTCLNITTSFPAKYFQVRMNWYYRPRDIEEKITVFNPRLVFASLHQDLCPISSYRGKCTVLHKDELLDVLPNGKESIVRSNVFYFNSLFDRYTKKYYRVHSTDKMLNNIDSTSPFLYSLNKRFRYIYVEEKYPIEAILAKYVLLQGKQELITNVTDPQKPNAWDRRCQNCKEWTHPGDCVECDDCGRTLHLLCMDPPREKNHFRGKVWVCFNCVKTQENTPETRKELAKDQKTETEFILQCKEKINRAAFEAIQKNVTYNTDNCWFQYLGEYSISFMTDSLEESIFFPYPFKGSRIGPKYQWSHCIHNSNFQKQEYRNTYPGTTSDDLVERGTNETAKLLWKVTDTDISEAALEEYITKCKEQISPLLSVNAQSCNLLDFILYELMQNNYDTEIAFLKCKTQLTKECLQEPTFTDEEIKRFEDGVRKHGSELRPVCEMVGTQPMPMIVRFYYNWKKTKRGLQVRGKKNKHLDVTENSSINDIATLSQNDVPILARNETPLIYVDDSSFDMDRLSFLNTSFQCMFCAIDYSAMWYKVTGGSDDDHVKSRIQTGVLEKTELAGKSNHERNHIDSTLGALCIRCARLWRRYAVKWVQPLEVIKRMYGTSVATYHNKLDLILEEQNINKLTLSPVQAQSKYLEWELVQDAELVTRQRLEIAEDRSKFTKMLKHSERFHLLLSKKLSKPYDQVKMDDQTLNVDLDLYLQQVMKMHDRTTNERVAAGSSKSASKSTKSKQRKSNKTSDPTHSPRPNKKAKTTAPEKETSAKNREIVNIGSDVKVSFDLGETRNIKLVIDESFKSIQIDKSICDELLPVEETDAVLTTGDNAHDACDVHDSDNLGTQKKLIPSASIILHDSRNTQAQFKSYHSIAQRNKLNNFSEIGCDDQVVADETESRQFPSDRNSVCSVCNDNFHDPAPKLSCENCGLSVHIPCYGVSITEKACKVKNGSSGKWLCDPCSNDLNPVVSTSYNCCLCFTEGSNSGGFKKDDTDMFLKALKLTTSGSWCHVICSFFNKGIYYVEAKKLQPAVNVTDVIMKNMGSVCSICRNSGGGLVCCEDSAELVHASCAQEHSDYRLLFKKTLIEKEVSEHTSGLIIDESDGLMYQISPVILDKLHKQEGPTSSSYHSLSSTMGRYSMLEVYARSSKQNCTRNMILTRYLEQKQLTIQNFSIDINMLLEHDKDLVNFNKPFVLRKIESCKKCHSTSALTWYSSDLCQVCHLNDSLDEVYLNGEGDESMADREYISKETKKELKTGINETYTDLH; via the coding sequence ATGCCCGCGGACAGGAATTCAAATGATCAGCATCGTCATCACAGACGGCGATCCACTTTAAAACAGGTTAATTATGACGAGGCTGAAGTTGACTTAAACCTGGAACGAAGCCTCGTAATAAGTCAGTCAAATGAAGTAGACGATAGAAACCGATCTGGTAGTGGTACATCGTCGAAGAAAAGTTCCGCACAGAGTTCCAGCGGTGTGGTGTCTCGTTCCTCTCAAAGTTCGTTAAATAGCAACTCCAGCAACTCTGGTACTACCTGTTCAAAGGGCCTCTACAGTGTGTTGTTGAACGATAAAACCACGCCTTGGAATTTCATCCCAACCCTACCACCATCTTACAGGAAAACCAGTAGGTTCTCTAACGTCTTGGAGCTTGATGATGCAATGGTAGACCTGAGGACACAAAAACTTTACAACTCGGACTCGACACTTTTGCACATCAATGAAACTATATACATGATATCTGAACCTCCAGGCGACCCGTACTATATTGGAAGAATTGTGGAATTTGTTGTTAAGGCAGAGTTTAAGGCAAAAGTTTTGACATGCTTGAACATTACCACATCGTTTCCAGCGAAATATTTCCAAGTCAGGATGAATTGGTACTATAGACCACGGGacattgaagaaaagataaCGGTGTTCAACCCGCGTCTTGTTTTTGCGTCGCTTCACCAGGATCTATGTCCTATTAGCTCTTACAGAGGCAAGTGTACCGTGCTCCATAAAGATGAGTTATTAGACGTTTTACCAAATGGAAAGGAATCGATTGTCAGATCGAATGTATTCTACTTTAATTCTCTGTTCGACAGATATACGAAGAAATACTACAGAGTGCACTCAACTGATAAGATGCTAAATAACATCGACAGTACATCACCTTTTCTTtactctttgaacaagagatTTCGGTACATTTACGTAGAGGAAAAGTACCCCATTGAGGCAATCTTGGCTAAATACGTCCTGCTACAAGGAAAGCAAGAACTGATCACCAATGTGACCGATCCTCAAAAACCAAATGCTTGGGATAGAAGGTGCCAGAACTGCAAAGAGTGGACGCATCCAGGTGATTGTGTCGAATGTGATGATTGCGGACGCACTTTACATTTACTTTGTATGGACCCTCCTAGGGAGAAAAACCATTTTCGTGGAAAGGTTTGGGTGTGTTTCAACTGTGTGAAAACACAGGAAAACACCCCGGAGACTCGAAAAGAATTGGCGAAAGATcagaaaacagaaaccGAATTCATTCTCCAAtgtaaagaaaagattaaCAGAGCTGCATTCGAAGCAATTCAGAAAAATGTTACCTACAACACAGATAATTGTTGGTTTCAATATTTGGGAGAGTATTCGATTTCATTTATGACAGATTCGCTAGAAGAATCTATTTTCTTTCCATATCCTTTCAAGGGCTCAAGAATCGGCCCCAAGTACCAGTGGTCTCATTGCATCCACAATTCAAACTTTCAGAAGCAGGAATACCGCAACACCTATCCTGGTACAACAAGCGATGACCTTGTGGAAAGAGGCACAAATGAGACCGCCAAACTTCTTTGGAAGGTCACTGATACAGACATATCAGAAGCTGCTTTAGAAGAATATATTACTAAGTGCAAAGAACAGATATCTCCCCTGCTTTCAGTCAATGCACAAAGTTGCAATCTACTTGACTTTATTCTTTATGAGCTAATGCAAAACAATTACGATACCGAGATTGCATTTTTGAAATGTAAGACACAATTGACCAAAGAATGCTTACAGGAACCAACATTTACCGATGAAGAGATTAAGAGATTTGAGGACGGTGTGAGAAAGCATGGCAGTGAACTGAGGCCCGTATGTGAGATGGTAGGGACACAACCAATGCCAATGATTGTGCGCTTTTACTATAACTGGAAAAAGACAAAACGGGGCTTACAAGTTCGAGGtaagaaaaacaaacatCTCGACGTTACTGAAAATAGCAGTATCAATGATATTGCAACGCTCTCTCAAAATGATGTGCCAATTCTTGCGAGAAATGAGACACCGCTAATTTATGTTGATGACTCCTCATTCGATATGGATAGGTTATCCTTCCTAAACACTTCATTCCAGTGTATGTTTTGCGCAATCGACTATTCTGCAATGTGGTACAAGGTTACAGGTGGTTCTGACGATGACCACGTAAAATCGAGAATACAAACTGgtgttcttgaaaaaactgAACTAGCGGGAAAGTCCAATCACGAAAGAAACCATATCGATTCCACCTTAGGCGCGTTATGCATCCGCTGTGCTCGTTTATGGCGTAGATATGCCGTGAAATGGGTACAACCCCTCGAAGTCATCAAGAGAATGTACGGGACTAGCGTTGCTACTTATCACAACAAATTGGATCTCATATTAGAGGAACAGAATATCAACAAGCTCACTCTTTCTCCTGTGCAAGCACAAAGTAAATATTTGGAATGGGAGCTTGTTCAAGATGCTGAGCTGGTGACAAGACAACGTTTGGAAATAGCAGAAGATAGGTCAAAATTTACCAAGATGTTAAAACATTCAGAAAGATTTCACCTTCTGCTTTCCAAAAAGTTGTCAAAGCCATATGATCAAGTTAAAATGGATGATCAGACACTCAACGTGGACTTGGATCTATATTTGCAACAAGTAATGAAAATGCACGACAGGACAACGAATGAGagagttgctgctggtagtTCAAAGAGCGCATCTAAGAGCACCAAGTCCAAGCAGCGGAAGAGCAATAAAACCAGCGACCCGACACACTCACCCCGTCCAAATAAAAAGGCCAAAACTACCGCGCCTGAAAAGGAAACCTCAGCGAAGAACAGAGAAATTGTTAACATTGGTTCAGATGTAAAAGTAAGTTTTGACTTGGGAGAAACTCGCAACATTAAACTTGTGATAGACGAAAGTTTCAAATCTATTCAGATTGACAAATCAAtatgcgatgagcttttaccagttgaagaaactgatgCAGTCTTGACTACGGGAGACAATGCACACGATGCTTGTGATGTTCATGATTCAGACAACTTAGGAACTCAGAAGAAACTCATCCCGTCTGCATCAATTATATTACATGATTCAAGAAATACCCAAGCTCAATTTAAGTCATACCACTCTATAGCCCAACGAAACAAACTGAATAACTTCAGTGAGATCGGTTGTGACGACCAAGTGGTTGCAGATGAGACAGAGTCTCGGCAATTTCCCAGTGACAGAAACAGCGTCTGTTCTGTCTGTAATGATAACTTTCATGACCCAGCTCCTAAACTCTCCTGCGAAAATTGTGGCCTCAGTGTTCATATCCCATGCTATGGTGTTTCGATAACGGAGAAGGCCTGTAAAGTCAAAAATGGTTCGAGTGGCAAGTGGTTGTGTGATCCATGTTCAAATGATCTGAACCCTGTGGTTAGCACTTCGTATAACTGTTGTCTCTGTTTCACCGAAGGCTCAAATTCTGGtggtttcaaaaaagacGACACAGACATGTTTCTGAAAGCTTTAAAACTGACAACAAGTGGGAGCTGGTGTCATGTTATCTGTTCATTCTTTAACAAAGGCATCTATTATGTTGAGGCGAAGAAACTACAGCCTGCTGTTAACGTTACTGATGTCATTATGAAGAATATGGGCTCAGTGTGCTCAATTTGCCGTAATTCGGGAGGTGGTCTAGTTTGCTGTGAAGACAGTGCCGAGTTGGTTCACGCCTCATGTGCCCAGGAACATAGTGATTACAGGCTTCTCTTTAAGAAAACATTGATTGAGAAGGAAGTTTCTGAACACACTAGTGGACTAATTATAGATGAGTCAGATGGATTGATGTACCAAATATCTCCCGTCATACTTGACAAGTTGCACAAGCAAGAAGGCCCGACATCCTCGAGCTATCATTCGTTATCATCTACAATGGGAAGATATTCTATGTTGGAGGTATATGCTAGATCTTCTAAACAGAACTGCACCCGAAACATGATCTTGACAAGATATTTAGAGCAGAAGCAATTGACTatccaaaatttttctaTTGATATTAATATGTTACTTGAGCACGATAAGGACCTTGTTAATTTTAACAAGCCATttgttttgagaaaaattgaatcGTGTAAGAAGTGTCACAGCACCAGTGCTTTAACGTGGTATTCCTCGGACCTTTGCCAGGTGTGTCACTTAAACGATTCCCTTGATGAAGTTTATTTGAATGGTGAGGGAGACGAAAGTATGGCAGATAGAGAGTATATTTCGAAGGAGACCAAGAAAGAATTAAAGACTGGGATTAATGAAACATACACCGACCTACATTAG
- the CEG1 gene encoding mRNA guanylyltransferase (similar to Saccharomyces cerevisiae CEG1 (YGL130W); ancestral locus Anc_6.228): MDSRMAPEVPGIVQPGNVTQDLKMMLCKLLNSPRPAKTFPGSQPISFQHSDIAEKLQTQDYYVCEKTDGLRVLMFILLNPVTGEQGCFMIDRENNYYLVNGFRFPKLPKKKKEELLETLQDGTLIDGELVVQTNPVTKLQELRYLMFDCLAINGRSLIQSPTSSRLAHLGKEFFKPYYDLRSFYPDHCSTFPLKLSMKHMDFSYELVKVAQSLDKLPHMSDGLIFTPVRAPYQVGGKDSLLLKWKPEQENSVDFKLILDIQMVEDVSLPKNDINRWYYNYDVKPQFSIYVWLGGPDINTRLRHFDRPFDKKEFELLERTYKKFAELEISDAKWSELKNLEQPLNGRIVECTKDQETGAWKMLRFRDDKLNGNHSSVVQKVLESINDSVSIEDLGEVVPMIKEAWEQRKQQHRQSLPQTTASSFTVPPKPQQQQSQRSQPESDSKPQYVDDEDDWFEN, translated from the coding sequence ATGGATTCTAGAATGGCACCCGAGGTGCCCGGGATTGTGCAACCGGGGAATGTGACGCAGGACCTGAAGATGATGCTTTGTAAGTTATTGAATTCACCCAGGCCGGCAAAGACTTTCCCCGGTTCGCAGCCGATCTCTTTCCAACATTCTGACATTGCCGAGAAATTACAGACCCAGGACTACTACGTATGTGAGAAGACGGATGGTTTGAGAGTGCTCATGTTTATCTTGCTGAATCCAGTTACAGGAGAGCAAGGGTGTTTTATGATTGATAGAGAAAACAACTACTACTTGGTAAACGGGTTTAGGTTCCCCAAActtccaaagaagaaaaaggagGAACTGCTGGAGACGCTTCAGGACGGTACGTTGATAGATGGTGAGCTGGTTGTTCAAACGAATCCAGTAACAAAGTTGCAAGAACTAAGATACCTAATGTTCGACTGTCTGGCAATAAATGGCAGATCTTTGATTCAATCGCCAACGAGTTCTCGTTTGGCTCACTTGGGTAAAGAGTTTTTTAAACCTTACTATGATTTAAGATCTTTCTACCCTGATCACTGCAGTACTTTCCCTTTGAAACTGTCAATGAAGCACATGGACTTCAGCTACGAGCTAGTTAAAGTTGCCCAAAGTCTGGATAAATTACCACACATGTCAGATGGTTTGATTTTCACTCCAGTAAGAGCGCCATATCAAGTTGGTGGGAAGGATTCTCTTTTGCTGAAATGGAAGCCGGAACAGGAAAACTCAGTGGACTTCAAACTCATATTGGATATACAGATGGTGGAGGATGTTTCTTTGCCCAAAAACGATATAAATAGATGGTACTACAATTATGATGTCAAACCGCAGTTTAGCATATATGTCTGGTTGGGTGGGCCCGATATCAATACAAGATTGAGACACTTCGATAGGCCGTTCGATAAGAAAGAATTTGAATTATTGGAGAGAACGTACAAAAAATTTGCAGAGTTGGAGATCAGTGACGCCAAATGGTCtgaattgaagaatctgGAACAGCCTTTGAACGGCAGGATCGTGGAATGTACTAAGGACCAGGAAACTGGGGCATGGAAAATGCTGCGGTTTAGGGACGATAAACTGAATGGGAATCACTCCTCCGTCGTGCaaaaagttttggaaagtaTAAACGATTCTGTGTCTATTGAAGATCTTGGCGAGGTTGTCCCAATGATCAAAGAGGCCTGGGAACAAAGGAAGCAACAACATAGACAAAGCTTGCCTCAAACTACCGCTTCGTCATTTACCGTACCTCCTaaaccacagcagcagcaatcTCAACGATCACAGCCAGAATCGGACAGCAAACCACAATACGTggacgatgaagatgactGGTTCGAAAATTAG